The genomic region TTATATTTATGTTAATTAGTGGCGGCGTCGCTGGAAGGGCCTCGTACAACGCAGACGAGCGGCATCGCCGTACGCTGCTACGTCGGTACGCCCATCTTCTTCCGCACGGCCTCGACTTCCTTCGCCAGCGCGACGTCCTTCCCCGTGATGCCCCCGGAGTCATGCGTCGTCAGGCGCAGGGTGATGTTCGAGTAGCGGATGTCGACGTCGGGGTGGTGATTCGCCAGCTCGGCCAAATGGGCGACGGCGTTCACGAAGACGATCGCCTCGGGAAAGGTCGCGTGCTTGTAGGTCTTCTGGAGCATGCCGGCCTCGAGCTTCCAGCCGGGCAGCTCCGCGAGCGCGGCCGTGATCTCGGCGTCGCTCAGCTTGGGGGTGGGCACGGCCGGATCACCACCGGCCCAGGAGGCCGGGATCGGACATCATCTCGGGGGACCAGGGATCGGGCAGGATCTCGACCTCGGTCTCCTTCCCGGTCACGCGCGTGGTCACTTCCTTCACCTGCGCGACGATCTGGGGGGCGTAGGGGCAGAAGGGGGTCGTGAGCAGCATGCGCACGACGTGCGGCTCGACGCTCTGGTCGATCTCGCGCACCAGGCCCAGGTCGATAATGCTCAGGTGGATCTCGGGATCCACCACTTCCTCCAGCGCGGTGCGGATTTCTTCGTCGCTCGCCATGTCTAGTCCTCCGGGAGCCCGACCAGCAGGTCGTCCCCTTCCACGCGAACCGGGTAGGCGTCCACCGGCGTCACCGCCGGGAAGGAGAGCGCAGCACCGGTCCGAATGCTGAATCGCGCGCCATGGCGCGGGCAGATCACGACGTCGTCGTCGACCTCTCCCTCCGCCAGCGGCCCGCCGTCATGGGTGCAGATGTCCTCGATCGCGTAGTAGCCGTCGTTCAGGCGGTAGATGGCGATGTGCCGGTCCTCCACCTCGAACGTCTCGGGGCGGCCCTCCGGGATGTCCGCGACCTTGCCCACCTTCACGTACCGGGCCGCTTTCTCGATCACGACCGCGCCCTCCCGCACTCGCTCACTCCTCCTCCTCTTCCTTCCAGCTCTGCAGCCCGTAGATCCCCACCTTGAGCGTCTTCAGGGCGAGGAGCGCGCACTTGAGCCGGACCGGACCCAGCTCGATCCCCAAGAGCTCGAGCACGTCGTCGCGCCCGATCCGCTTCACCTCCTCCAGCGTCTTCCCCTTGATCTCCTCGGTCAGCATCGAGGCCGCAGCGCGGCTGATCGAGCAGCCGACGCCGGTGAACTTCACGTCCTCGATGGTACCGTCCTTGACGCGGAGATCCATGCGGATCTTGTCCCCGCAGAGCGGATTGGAATCCTCGGCGCTGATCTCCGGATGATCGAGGGTGCCGAAATTCCGGGGATTCTGGGAGTGGTCGAGGATGTCCTGCCGGTAGAGGTCGTCCAGGCTCATAGGTTAGGAGTTGAAGACCTGCTTCGCCTTCCGCACGCCGGCGACCAGCCGGTCGATCTCTTCGGGAAGGTTGTAGACGTAGAAGGAGGCGCGGGTGGAGGCGGCGATCCCGAACTTGGCGTGGAGCGGCATCGTACAGTGGTGCCCCGCCCGCACCGCGATGCCTTCGCGGTCGAGCACGGCGGCCACGTCGTGGGCGTGGATCCCCTCCACGGTGAACGAGACGATCCCGCCGCGCTCGGGCGCCGGCGGTCCGTAGATCGTCACGCCGGGGATCGCGCCCAGCCCTTCGAGCGCCTGGACCGTGAGGTCCGCGTCGTGGCGCCGCACGGCATCCATGCCCAGCCCCTCGAGATACTCGATCGCCGCGCCCAGCGCGATCGTGTCGCCGATGTTCATGGTGCCCGCCTCGAACTTGAACGGGATGTCGTTCCAGGTCGACCCGGACAGCTTGACCTCGCGGATCATCTCGCCGCCCCCGAAGAAGGGAGGCATCGCCTCGAGGTGCTCGCGCTTGGCGTAGAGGGCGCCGATGCCGGTGGGCGCGAGCATCTTGTGGCCGGAGAACGCGAGGAAGTCGCAGTCGAGCGCGCGCACGTCGGTGCCGAGGTGCGGCACGCTCTGCGCGCCGTCCACGAGCACGACCGCTCCCGCGGCATGCGCCCGGCGGATCAGCTCCTCGACGGGATTGATCGTGCCGATCGCGTTCGCCATATGGGCGACCGCGAGGAGCTTCACCGGGCCGTCCAGGATCGCGTCCAGGCTCGAGAGGTCCAGCCTTCCGCTCCCGTCCACCGGGATGTAGCGCAGCGTGGCGCCCTTCTCCTCGGCCAGGAGCTGCCAGGGCACCATGTTCGAGTGGTGCTCCATCTCGGTGGCGACGATGACGTCGCCGGGGCCCACGAACTTTCGGCCCCACGAGTTCGAGACGAGGTTGATCGACTCGGTGGTGCCCCGCGTGAAGACGATCTCCTTGGCCGAGCGCGCGTTGAGGAACCGCGCCACGATGGAGCGCGCGGCCTCGTACATCTCGGTGGACTCCTCGGCCATGCGGTAGACGCCGCGGTGCACGTTGGCGTTGTTGGTGCGGTA from Candidatus Binatia bacterium harbors:
- a CDS encoding 4a-hydroxytetrahydrobiopterin dehydratase — encoded protein: MPTPKLSDAEITAALAELPGWKLEAGMLQKTYKHATFPEAIVFVNAVAHLAELANHHPDVDIRYSNITLRLTTHDSGGITGKDVALAKEVEAVRKKMGVPT
- a CDS encoding metal-sulfur cluster assembly factor codes for the protein MASDEEIRTALEEVVDPEIHLSIIDLGLVREIDQSVEPHVVRMLLTTPFCPYAPQIVAQVKEVTTRVTGKETEVEILPDPWSPEMMSDPGLLGRW
- a CDS encoding non-heme iron oxygenase ferredoxin subunit, with product MIEKAARYVKVGKVADIPEGRPETFEVEDRHIAIYRLNDGYYAIEDICTHDGGPLAEGEVDDDVVICPRHGARFSIRTGAALSFPAVTPVDAYPVRVEGDDLLVGLPED
- a CDS encoding SUF system NifU family Fe-S cluster assembly protein; the encoded protein is MSLDDLYRQDILDHSQNPRNFGTLDHPEISAEDSNPLCGDKIRMDLRVKDGTIEDVKFTGVGCSISRAAASMLTEEIKGKTLEEVKRIGRDDVLELLGIELGPVRLKCALLALKTLKVGIYGLQSWKEEEEE
- a CDS encoding cysteine desulfurase, whose amino-acid sequence is MTRAERGAGAVNPSSMRSGSVEAPERRLDVAAIRKDFPVLSREIYGKRLAYLDNTATTQKPVQVLRAIDSFYRTNNANVHRGVYRMAEESTEMYEAARSIVARFLNARSAKEIVFTRGTTESINLVSNSWGRKFVGPGDVIVATEMEHHSNMVPWQLLAEEKGATLRYIPVDGSGRLDLSSLDAILDGPVKLLAVAHMANAIGTINPVEELIRRAHAAGAVVLVDGAQSVPHLGTDVRALDCDFLAFSGHKMLAPTGIGALYAKREHLEAMPPFFGGGEMIREVKLSGSTWNDIPFKFEAGTMNIGDTIALGAAIEYLEGLGMDAVRRHDADLTVQALEGLGAIPGVTIYGPPAPERGGIVSFTVEGIHAHDVAAVLDREGIAVRAGHHCTMPLHAKFGIAASTRASFYVYNLPEEIDRLVAGVRKAKQVFNS